ACCCACATGTTCTAACTGGTTGTTTGCTTTCACCAGGGCACCAGTGAGGACAAACAAACCATAGTCATACCCAAGGGCTGCACTCTGGCCTTCAGAACCATCCCTCTACACATTAGAGATGGAGCATGGCGTAAGTAACTTCCAGGAATGAGCAATTCCTCCTCTCCAGAAACagtgcagaagaggaagaacattttAGGAAGTATCACTTGGCCCCTGAGCGACCATCAGCTTGTGTGCAAAGAAGTGGTGGCAGAGAGGCCAAGATGCACTATGGTTGGGGGGCaaataaggaaaggaaagaaggaaatctcAGATCTACatttcaggagctgcagagctccgGGTGATAAATGGCACACAGAGCAaagttttggtgtttcttttcctttcatgctCAGAAGAGCCAGTGAGGAATCTGGAAAGGCTGGTATAGAAAACTGTGCCTTTTATCCTCTTTCAGATCTGGACTATTTCCTACTATACTCTGAGGAAATTGTAATATATGGAACTTGTGGTAAGTAATGTATTTTACTGCTTCCACTTGCACAACTTCTACCTGCTCTGGGTAAGATTTAATCTCTCAGTGTAAAACAAATCAACTCGACTGATGCATTTGCCTGTTCCCAGAGACATCACAActgcccaaatcccagatcTCTTATAAAAACTCATACAAATGTTTCAAACTATGGTTTTAGAGCTGCTAATGAACTCCTAGAACTCAAGTGACAGATTTGGTCTCACTCTGGTTTGCAGATGAATCAATGGGAAAATTAGAAGAAGTGGTTGGAGAAGTGGAATACCGCTGTCAAATTTTCTCCAGCTTGTCTCCTGACCGCCTGCTCATTGTCTTCAACACCATCAAAGCTGCCATGAGAGACAAGAACCTCCTTCAAGAGCTCAACCAGAAAGTAAGTGAAGATTTTCTTACTCCcaaaatttataaatacagaCAGATCCAAGACCACACCTCTTGCCCCATgactcacctgtcctgtgccacaACTGTCCATCCAAAATTCCCTCTCTCAGCACATCTTGATGTACTGGACAAGCTGCAGTCTCTGTCCATAGATCCTgacatttctttcccattttcccacagATGGAAGATATTCCTGAGCAAAAGGATGGGTATGAGCTGAAAACTGAGAGCCCAGACTTAAAAGACCTGTTCTGCATCTTACAGCATTCTGCAAGAGATTGCCTCATTAAGCTGGCTGAAGGAATCATCTACATCCTTGATGCTTTGCATGGTGAGGCTTTGGGACTTTAGGAGGGAAATCAAGGCAGGGATCACCCCCAGTCCTGCCATTCCCTCCTCCCTTactctctccctcctcctcctcctcaagtGCAATCTACATCCATGTCCCATGGAGGGGAGAGAACAGAAATCCCCTCCACACCCACAcagggctccctgctccctcaaaGTGTGGTCACAGCTTCTGCCCAAGGACCAGCTcgaatctctgctctgctgaccAGAGACACGACCCAAGCacatggctggagctgtgtctgggagggttagattggatatcagggaaagctTCTCATCCCAGAGGGTGCTCAGGCACTGAACAcactccccagggaatggtcacagccccaaggctgacagagctccagcagtCTTTGGACAACTGTCTCAGCCACAaactgggattgttggggttgtcctgtgcagggacaggagctggacttcAGTTAtccttgtaggtcccttccaactccatattccatgattctgtgagtaACAGCCAGATCACTCTCACAGTGAGACTGCACAAATCAGTTCCATTCAAACATCAAAAGCACTTCCATCCAAATGGGCACTTTTTAAGATAAATGAtcacccttcccctcctctttactctctcccttcctgctcaCCAGTCCCATCCCATTACCAACCTTGGGGTGAGGTTTGGGATCCAAACAcagtttatttctgcagagctAATGGAtgatcagctgctgctgctgctggaatccTTGGAAAGGAAGATTCTGTCCCAACAGCTGAAACTGGTGAGAACACACATCACACTTGGCTCCTTTCAAGGGGGCACAGACTATTTTAATTCTAGCAACATCTCCATAGTGATGTCACAATTTGACAACTGGTTAAAATCatgattttccctttctttgttGTTGCTATGAAGGTTGAAAACCTCCTGGAACATGACCTGGAGGATAAGATGTGTAATTTCCATGTGGATGCCAGcctgctctccttcccacaCAAGGAGGAACAGATGTTAACCATGGAACTGGTAGAGCTGAGTGGagtgcagctccaggaagaTGGATCAGCTGTTTCTTTGGATCAACCCTTCGAGGCCGTGGCAGCCCTGTTTGTGGCCCTGTACGCCCTCAAACTCCTGAGCGGCTCCAACTAGGACACACCAGGCCCTGCCCAGGGAAACCCTCTGTAAAAGCACCAGAAAATCTCTGATGACCAAGCACGTTTCTCTCCCAATATCATACTTGCTAATGCTGCTTtggctgggaaaagcaaattGAGGGCTGGATAATTAATTCTTGATGCTATGATAGGATGGATATCAATGTGgatttgtctgtctgtctcccCAAGAATACTGAGGTGTAACAGGGGAATCCACAAGCTCAAAGAATCTCAGGCCTGCCACCAGTGCGTGGTGTAATCCTGCTTCCCTCAAAATGCTGCTTCTGCAATTATtaaatgggaaagggaatgataaagggaatgggaagagagggaaatgcaaaggaaaaggagaaatacaaaggaaaaggggaaatgcaCAGGAAAACATGAGCCGTGCTTCACTTACCCTGGTCTTTCTGAGCTTCAGCAGGGACTCCATGAACTGCTGGTGCCACAAAGGTGGGGAAATCCCAGAGGTTTCACTGACACCTCCCTGGTCCCATCTCTCTGAGTTGCTTGACAGACAccagcagcacttcagagcaACACTACAAATACCCCCATtatcactttttaaataaatagcaCGTTCTTGCTAAGCATTTGGGTGTTTTAAAGGgcaatttcttattttcatgtcttttcGGTCCCATGGCAAATCCAAGAGAATCAGGATTGAAACTGCACAAGAAATAAGGGCCCTTGATGTGGTCACAGCAGCCTTGTCTAGAGAATACTCTAAAATTTACAATGAAAGTTTTGATTACTCCTTTGTAAAGTATCCTGAAAGACACTAATAAATGTCAAgtattcaaataaaaatgtgcaCTTGAGTCCTGGAATCTTCACATGGATGGTTTTTGATGTCATACAAGCAAGGCAATGTATCCAGGAAACATGGAATGGCTcgggttggaaggcaccttatAACTCATCCACTttcagcccctgccatgggcaaggacaccttccactacccctggttgctccaagcctcagGCAGGAATTTCCTGCCAATATCCCCTCCTGAATCCATTTCTCCATCTGTCAATGAACAGCAGCAATACCTGGCTCTATACAGTTCAATCATGCAATGATGAAATGGTTTGGGATGAAGAGACTTAAAGCCCGTTCACTCCCACCTactgccataggcagggacaccttcctgtCCTGTTTTCTCTGGGAGATTTTCAGTAATGGACTTACATCTCCTACATCTGTAGAAGTCCCAGTTTCCCACAGCCCCTATAACAGACTCTGCACAATGACTAAAAAGGAAGCGTCACGCAAACAACATTAAATTTGTAGGAGTGGAAGACTGCTAATGAGGATGTAAATATGCTGAGTGACCTCACAGCTTGGAACAGCTCCTGACAAGTTACTGGTAACAGCCAGAGATCTTCCAGGCAAGGATCAGGTCTAACACTGCCCCTGCCCAGAAGCTGCTTTGGTGACCTACTGTCAGCAAGGTAAGAGAAATCAATTTACTCTTTGCTGTGCGTTTCTGGTGGTAGAGATACTTGTGTACTGGGGAAGCTCCTGTATTTCATAAACACTTCCACCTCTGAGCAGAAGGGAAGCCAGAGAACttctccccagtcctgctgctctccagagccCTCATCACCTCAGCAGCTCCGTGGtctgctctgcacacccagcGCCCCACAAACAGGCAAGTGCATTATCCCAGAGCTTTGGGTACGGGACAGGGGGGGTGGGAGCTAGCTGTGAGGGTTCTTGTTTAGTTTTCTACGTCTCTTGGAGAAGGCTATTTGTCTTTGGAACGGTTTAAACTCAAAGAAGGCAGGCttagatgggatttggggaagaaatcCTCCCTCTGAGGGTGCTGAAACCCCAGGACCcattgtccagagaagctgtggctgccccatctgtGGAAGTGTCAATAACCAGGTtgtgcagggcttggagcagtctgggagaCTGCAAGCTGTACCTGaccacagcagggagggcaaTGGGATGAGCCTTAAGGACCCTCCCCACCATGGAAAACCAGTTTATCAAAACCAGTCTGGATTGTCTGATTTCTCTCCACAGCTGTATTCCTTAAAACACCAGAAAAGCGTATCTGAAATACTTGGTAAAAACATACtgtgtcagaaaacaaacagggatTTCTGTCTCGCCCTCAAACACCACCTCTCCACTGCAGACCAAAAGGAGGTTGGGCAGGGCTGATTTCTCTCTGGGGCACACTTACCCTTAAAATCAGCATCCTCTGACTGTGCCAGCTGTGTTCTCTCTGCACCATAACTGGGGTTCTCCAGGAAAGGTGCACAAGGACAAacaacccacagctcctgctgcttcctctccaAACACTCTGTTTCAATCCTGTGAAACTTGCATCATTGGACaatgagggggattttgagtcattattttaaaaccttaaaGTCACGCTTTGGTACAATGTCCTCTTATTATGACAAGTAATTTACCTTATCTTGTGTTTCCGCTTTCCCAAGGCACAAATCCACTTGGCTTGGCTTCAaaactgcaggcacagcagaatGTTTAAAAAGCTCACCAAATTCATTGTAAAACAAATGGATCCATGTGAAGAATTGGTACCTGTTGAGAGCATTGCAGACAATGAGCATTTCAGGCCTCTCTATCTACTGATAAAAAAGAGGAAGCCAAAAACCATATTCCATCCAGCGCCTTACTACCAGCGGACAGGGTTCACACTGCATGATGtgttgctgcctggagaagatGATGAAAGCATAGGTAAAGCTCAAATTTATCAATATGAATTTATGAAATAATATAGATAATATTTCTGAACAATTTATTGCTTAACAGTAACAGCTTTCATATGTGTCATTTACTTACTGAGCATAGTCTGTGTAACACTGCTTAAGATAACACATGGACTTATTTCAGAGCCCCTCCTTCAAGATTCCAGCCAATTTCCTCTcacaaaaaacagcaaagacCAAGCTGATGGATGTCTCAGCATTTCATTTGACCCTGCAAGTGCAGATCTGCAAGGAGGTGCCTCCTTCTCCAAGGAGATTTCCATTACGCCACAGAAGAAGAGCATTTCACTGGAATCACTGGAGGCACTGAGAAGAGAAAGGTAAGGAATGACAAAGGGAGCACACACACTCCAGACACCCTCCTCCAATCCATGCCAGATTCACAATGGGTTTTCAACATCCTGAAACAAAGATTAAGACCTTAAGGCATGAATTTCCCCTAACTAGGCCAGGTTTGACAGGGAATGGAGTCACAAGGTCCCCACTAAGCCTTCTCTTCCACAGGCTTATTcccccagctgcctcagctgaTTCTTGTGCTCTAAACAACtcctaattattttctaatagaGAAATCAACATGGATCATTCCTTCATTCGACAACTCCAGAGAACAGACATCAATCTATACGTGGTCACTGAAACCCTCGAAGCCTCAGAGGAGACTGTCTACAAGGAAGCCGCCAAGGCAGACGGGGGCTTCAAGGCCAAATTTTATGCCACATTCTTTGCAAAGGTTTggcttctctctccttccttcctctgcaaCATGTGCACCTACACATTCTAACGAGTCGTTCTCTTTATCCAGAGCACCAGTGAGGACAAACAAACCATAGTCATACCCAAGGGCTGCACCCTGGCCTTCAGAACCATCCCTCTACACATTGGAGATGAAGCATGGGGTAAGTAGCTTCCAGAAATGACCAATTCCTCCTCTCCAGAAACagtgcagaagaggaagaacattttAGGAAGTATCACTTGGCCCCTGAGCTACCATCAGCTTGTGTGCAAAAAAGTGGTGACAGTGTAAGGAACAGAAATCAGCTGGGAGAGGTCAGGTAACCCAGGCAAGGCTAAAGATGCACTTTGGTTTGGGGGACagtgaaaaaaggaaagaaggaaatctcAGATCTACatttcaggagctgcagagctcctggtgaTAAATGGTACACAGAGCAGAGTTTTGgtgttccttttcctttcctactCAGAAGAGCCAGTGAGGAATATGGGAAGGCTGGTATAGAAACGATTCCTTTTATCCTCTTTCAGATGTGGAATATTTCCCACTAAATGCTGTGAGAAATGCAGCCGACGTAACTATTGGTAAGTAATATATTTTACTGCTTCCACTTGCATAACTTTTATCTGCTTTGTGTAAGATTGGAGATCCCAGTGTAAAACAAATCACCTGCAATGATGAATTTGCCTCTGCCCAAATTCCAGATCACTTCAAAAACACTCACACAAGTTTTTCAATCTCTGGGTTTAGAGCTGCTAATGAACTTCTACAACTCAAGTGACAGATTAGGATCCCTTTTGATCTGCAGATCCCACACAAGGAAAATTTGGAGTAGTGATGAGTGAAGTTCAATACTCCTGCCGAATTTTCCCTGAATTGTCTCCTGACCACCTGCTCATTGTCTTCAACACCATCAAGGCTGTCATGAGAGACAAGAACCTCCTTCAAGAGCTCAGACAGAAAGTAAGTGAAGTCAAGCTTTTCTTACTCCCAAAATTTATAAATGCAGACACAACCAGGACCAAACCTCCTGCCCCGTgactcacctgtcctgtgccacaACTGTCCATCCAAAATTCCCTCACACAGCACATCTTGCTGTGCTGGACAAGAAGCAGCCTCTTCCCTCAGATCctgatgtttcttttcctgtctcccACAGATGGAAGATATTCCTGAGCAAAATGACGGTTATGAGTTTAAAACTGAGAACACAGACTTAAAAGACCTGTTCAGCACCTTAGAGCATTTGGAAAGAGACCGTCTCCTTCAGCTGGCAGAAGGAATCACCTACATCCTTGATGCTTTGCATGGTGAGGCTTTGGGACTTTAGGAGGGAAATCAAGGCAGGGATAACTCCCAGTCCAGCCATGCCCTCCTGCCTTCTTCTgtcactcctcctcctcctccgcaaGGAATCAAAATCCAAGCacatggctggggctgtgtctgggagggttagattggatatcagggaaagctTCTTATCCCAGAGGGTGCTCAGGTACTGAACACATTCcacagggaatggtcacagccccaaggctgacagagctccagcagtCTTTGGACAACTGTCTCAGTCACAAACTGGGATTGTTGGCATTGTCCtatgcagggacaggagctggacttcAATTATTCTTATATATCCCTTCCAACTcca
This Catharus ustulatus isolate bCatUst1 chromosome 23, bCatUst1.pri.v2, whole genome shotgun sequence DNA region includes the following protein-coding sequences:
- the LOC117006382 gene encoding gasdermin-A3-like, which translates into the protein MFKKLTKFIVNQTNPREEFVPVESISGNEHFRPLYLLIRKRKSKTIFHPAPYYQRTGFKLHDVLLPAEDGESTEPLLQDSSQFTLTKISKDQADGGLSISCDPASGDLQGGASFSKEIDIKTHNKSVPQESLQKLTKERKINMDHSFIRQLQRTNIKLYLVTENLVASEETVYKESTKADGGFKAKFYATLFAKGTSEDKQTIVIPKGCTLAFRTIPLHIRDGAWHLDYFLLYSEEIVIYGTCDESMGKLEEVVGEVEYRCQIFSSLSPDRLLIVFNTIKAAMRDKNLLQELNQKMEDIPEQKDGYELKTESPDLKDLFCILQHSARDCLIKLAEGIIYILDALHELMDDQLLLLLESLERKILSQQLKLVENLLEHDLEDKMCNFHVDASLLSFPHKEEQMLTMELVELSGVQLQEDGSAVSLDQPFEAVAALFVALYALKLLSGSN